A stretch of Electrophorus electricus isolate fEleEle1 chromosome 3, fEleEle1.pri, whole genome shotgun sequence DNA encodes these proteins:
- the chga gene encoding chromogranin-A isoform X1 produces the protein MIARGYVIFVILAKYVFSIPVSPSHVDHADVKVIKCIVEVLTDALSKPHSIPVSQGCRETLMTDDRLVTILRHHNFLQELQDIAAEGANERTEKQVEYGPNDESQQLKDLEGTAADQSMLVAMERPRVGAEKVGAEEREEREQESGEHNEIPVQEEAKMSEEIPHSMISEKEREEDEGKQAITKKEENKEEQEKHSGIEEEEDEGAGPDVPDQHTEAKKSVEEENQDEQKLVEKKTVVEEAGLKRWGQARQLAHKRAELSARSYDQQEVPHHSKEASELGEEVWKSPEEQDLQMMARRDPEDRREEEGSASKKTEEGEIEGLAAIESELESVAQKLHELRRG, from the exons ATGATAGCACGGGGATACGTTATTTTCGTTATTCTGGCAAAGTATG ttttctcTATACCCGTGTCTCCTAGTCACGTGGATCATGCGGATGTCAAG GTAATCAAATGCATAGTGGAGGTGCTTACAGATGCTCTGTCTAAACCGCACTCAATCCCAGTGTCTCAGGGATGCCGGGAAACCCTCATGACTG ATGACAGGCTGGTGACCATTTTGCGCCACCACAATTTTCTCCAAGAGCTGCAAGATATTGCTGCTGAAG GAGCCAATGAGAGAACTGAGAAGCAAGTGGAGTATGGTCCTAATGATGAAAGCCAACAACTCAAAGACTTGGAGGGCACTGCAG CAGATCAGTCAAtgctggttgccatggagagaCCAAGAGTGGGGGCGGAGAAGGTAGGAGccgaggagagagaagagagggagcaggagtcAGGGGAGCACAACGAGATCCCTGTCCAGGAGGAGGCGAAGATGAGCGAGGAGATTCCACACTCCATGATCTCAGAGAAGGAACGTGAGGAAGATGAGGGCAAGCAGGCCAtcacaaagaaagaagaaaacaaagaggaaCAAGAGAAGCATTCCGGCATAGAAGAGGAGGAAG ATGAGGGAGCGGGGCCGGATGTTCCAGATCAACATACTGAGGCAAAGAAATCTGTGGAAGAGGAAAACCAGGATGAGCAGAAACTGGTGGAGAAGAAGACAGTAGTGGAGGAAGCTGGGCTGAAACGCTGGGGTCAGGCCAGGCAGCTGGCCCACAAGAGAGCCGAGTTGAGCGCAAGGTCTTACGACCAGCAGGAGGTGCCGCACCACTCCAAAGAGGCATCAGAGCTGGGGGAGGAGGTGTGGAAGAGCCCTGAGGAGCAGGATCTCCAGATGATGGCAAGGAGGGACCCAGAGGAccggagagaagaggagggtagTGCCAGCAAGAAGACAGAG GAGGGTGAGATTGAGGGCTTGGCTGCGATCGAGTCTGAACTGGAGAGTGTGGCTCAGAAGCTGCATGAGTTGCGCCGTGGCTGA
- the chga gene encoding chromogranin-A isoform X2, with protein sequence MIARGYVIFVILAKYVFSIPVSPSHVDHADVKVIKCIVEVLTDALSKPHSIPVSQGCRETLMTDDRLVTILRHHNFLQELQDIAAEGANERTEKQVEYGPNDESQQLKDLEGTADQSMLVAMERPRVGAEKVGAEEREEREQESGEHNEIPVQEEAKMSEEIPHSMISEKEREEDEGKQAITKKEENKEEQEKHSGIEEEEDEGAGPDVPDQHTEAKKSVEEENQDEQKLVEKKTVVEEAGLKRWGQARQLAHKRAELSARSYDQQEVPHHSKEASELGEEVWKSPEEQDLQMMARRDPEDRREEEGSASKKTEEGEIEGLAAIESELESVAQKLHELRRG encoded by the exons ATGATAGCACGGGGATACGTTATTTTCGTTATTCTGGCAAAGTATG ttttctcTATACCCGTGTCTCCTAGTCACGTGGATCATGCGGATGTCAAG GTAATCAAATGCATAGTGGAGGTGCTTACAGATGCTCTGTCTAAACCGCACTCAATCCCAGTGTCTCAGGGATGCCGGGAAACCCTCATGACTG ATGACAGGCTGGTGACCATTTTGCGCCACCACAATTTTCTCCAAGAGCTGCAAGATATTGCTGCTGAAG GAGCCAATGAGAGAACTGAGAAGCAAGTGGAGTATGGTCCTAATGATGAAAGCCAACAACTCAAAGACTTGGAGGGCACTGCAG ATCAGTCAAtgctggttgccatggagagaCCAAGAGTGGGGGCGGAGAAGGTAGGAGccgaggagagagaagagagggagcaggagtcAGGGGAGCACAACGAGATCCCTGTCCAGGAGGAGGCGAAGATGAGCGAGGAGATTCCACACTCCATGATCTCAGAGAAGGAACGTGAGGAAGATGAGGGCAAGCAGGCCAtcacaaagaaagaagaaaacaaagaggaaCAAGAGAAGCATTCCGGCATAGAAGAGGAGGAAG ATGAGGGAGCGGGGCCGGATGTTCCAGATCAACATACTGAGGCAAAGAAATCTGTGGAAGAGGAAAACCAGGATGAGCAGAAACTGGTGGAGAAGAAGACAGTAGTGGAGGAAGCTGGGCTGAAACGCTGGGGTCAGGCCAGGCAGCTGGCCCACAAGAGAGCCGAGTTGAGCGCAAGGTCTTACGACCAGCAGGAGGTGCCGCACCACTCCAAAGAGGCATCAGAGCTGGGGGAGGAGGTGTGGAAGAGCCCTGAGGAGCAGGATCTCCAGATGATGGCAAGGAGGGACCCAGAGGAccggagagaagaggagggtagTGCCAGCAAGAAGACAGAG GAGGGTGAGATTGAGGGCTTGGCTGCGATCGAGTCTGAACTGGAGAGTGTGGCTCAGAAGCTGCATGAGTTGCGCCGTGGCTGA